Proteins encoded within one genomic window of Arachis ipaensis cultivar K30076 chromosome B08, Araip1.1, whole genome shotgun sequence:
- the LOC107613830 gene encoding thioredoxin-like protein Clot: MPLKVLEATVSSFDGVFEKFRSETSNNKANLILFLADKDPATSLSWCPDCVRAEPVIYKRLEASPDNIGILKAYVGDRPTWRNPQHPWRVDSRFKLTGVPTLIRWENDVVKGRLEDHEAHLENKIEALLSDK; this comes from the exons ATGCCGCTGAAGGTGTTGGAGGCCACAGTTTCGAGCTTTGATGGGGTCTTTGAGAAGTTCCGATCAGAAACTTCCAACAACAAAGCCAATCTCATCCTGTTCTTGGCTGATAAGGACCCTGCCACCTCTCTCAGCTGGTGCCCTG ATTGTGTGAGAGCTGAGCCTGTGATCTACAAGAGGCTGGAGGCCTCACCCGACAATATTGGGATTCTGAAAGCTTATGTTGGGGACAGGCCAACATGGAGGAACCCGCAGCATCCGTGGAGGGTGGATTCCAGGTTCAAGCTTACTGGCGTGCCTACGCTGATCCGTTGGGAGAATGATGTGGTGAAAGGTCGCTTGGAGGACCATGAGGCCCACCTTGAAAACAAGATTGAAGCTCTTCTTAGTGACAAATGA
- the LOC107612199 gene encoding uncharacterized protein LOC107612199 — translation MMNSDESHPRYEENHHYDDYGFDLQEDFSQFLEEARQYGKEAKLKSCSSSLVHPEESRGKFRENKKNKKGKKSWKNSLVSWLKSENKNKSTKSNAYYSSEKHHGHVSGPITQNKNTDEGKKWSSTSYYSGPLTSFSKGTKRKESEIPYMSLHQGNHANSHNYGPLYLVT, via the exons ATGATGAACTCTGATGAATCACATCCAAGATATGAAGAAAATCATCACTATGACGACTATGGATTTGATCTACAAGAGGATTTTTCTCag TTCTTGGAGGAAGCAAGACAATATGGGAAGGAAGCAAAACTGAAGAGTTGTTCATCATCATTAGTGCACCCTGAAGAATCAAGAGGAAAATtcagagagaataagaagaacaAGAAGGGAAAGAAATCATGGAAGAATTCATTGGTTTCATGGTTGAAATctgagaacaaaaataaaagtacTAAGTCAAATGCTTATTATAGTAGTGAAAAGCATCATGGGCATGTTTCTGGTCCAATAACACAAAACAAAAACACTGATGAAGGGAAGAAATGGAGTTCAACATCTTACTATTCTGGCCCATTAACAAGTTTCTCTAAAGGCACAAAGAGAAAGGAGAGTGAGATACCTTATATGTCACTTCACCAAGGAAACCATGCTAATTCACATAACTATGGTCCCCTTTATTTGGTTACTTGA
- the LOC107611352 gene encoding uncharacterized protein LOC107611352: protein MERGDGGCGGGLTHASHDSHGSSVSMRRRRVNAHDGSCFCGLKTVIKKSGTAENPNRLFHACPRYRKGSHCNYFKWVDDDEFEAVGVCGTKKDAGVDMDVEGEYDEWRVKVAWKLALWKLKSEL, encoded by the exons ATGGAGAGAGGAGATGGTGGTTGCGGTGGCGGTTTGACACATGCATCGCACGACAGTCATGGATCCAGTGTTTCGATGCGAAGGAGGAGGGTGAATGCTCATGATGGATCATGTTTCTGTGGGCTGAAGACTGTGATTAAGAAATCTGGGACAGCTGAGAATCCGAATAGATTGTTCCATGCATGTCCAAGGTACCGG AAGGGCAGTCACTGCAATTATTTTAAGTgggttgatgatgatgaatttgaAGCAGTGGGTGTGTGTGGTACAAAGAAAGATGCAGGAGTTGATATGGATGTTGAAGGTGAGTATGATGAATGGAGGGTGAAGGTGGCATGGAAGTTGGCACTTTGGAAGTTGAAGTCAGAGCTTTGA
- the LOC107614328 gene encoding uncharacterized protein LOC107614328 isoform X2 codes for MPPSSSRWSHARERKVEREIVIRERRGSSAVTQPPCLLTAAESPIPVAVPAPCSHRRHHHELHIIAVRSTSRRRGRSFCHHRGSSRRERRNRELEEPLSLPLLPRRCHHDRGWSPPSSCVPLMVVNQTLPLMLEKNTGVAVLVPIPPFLKLIIFSYW; via the exons ATGCCGCCGTCGTCTTCTCGGTGGAGCCATGCGCGAGAGAGGAAGGTCGAAAGAGAGATAGTGATtcgagagagaagaggaagcagCGCTGTCACCCAGCCGCCTTGCCTCCTTACTGCAGCCGAGTCACCCATTCCCGTCGCTGTTCCGGCGCCGTGTAGCCATCGCCGCCATCATCACGAGCTGCACATCATCGCCGTTAGATCCACGTCGCGTCGCCGTGGCCGGAGCTTCTGCCACCACCGAGGAAGCTCGCGAAGGGAGAGAAGGAACCGCGAGCTAGAGGAGCCGTTGTCGTTGCCGTTGTTGCCCCGCCGCTGCCACCATGACCGCGGGTGGAGTCCGCCGTCGAGCTGTGTGCCGCTGATGGTGGTGAACCAAACGTTGCCCTTGATGCTGGAGAAGAACACCGGAGTTGCTGTTCTGGTTCCGATTCCTCCATTTTTGAAACT GATAATTTTTTCGTACTGGTAA
- the LOC107614328 gene encoding uncharacterized protein LOC107614328 isoform X1 has product MPPSSSRWSHARERKVEREIVIRERRGSSAVTQPPCLLTAAESPIPVAVPAPCSHRRHHHELHIIAVRSTSRRRGRSFCHHRGSSRRERRNRELEEPLSLPLLPRRCHHDRGWSPPSSCVPLMVVNQTLPLMLEKNTGVAVLVPIPPFLKLCCWFCVRLLLLRDREKRNLSQL; this is encoded by the exons ATGCCGCCGTCGTCTTCTCGGTGGAGCCATGCGCGAGAGAGGAAGGTCGAAAGAGAGATAGTGATtcgagagagaagaggaagcagCGCTGTCACCCAGCCGCCTTGCCTCCTTACTGCAGCCGAGTCACCCATTCCCGTCGCTGTTCCGGCGCCGTGTAGCCATCGCCGCCATCATCACGAGCTGCACATCATCGCCGTTAGATCCACGTCGCGTCGCCGTGGCCGGAGCTTCTGCCACCACCGAGGAAGCTCGCGAAGGGAGAGAAGGAACCGCGAGCTAGAGGAGCCGTTGTCGTTGCCGTTGTTGCCCCGCCGCTGCCACCATGACCGCGGGTGGAGTCCGCCGTCGAGCTGTGTGCCGCTGATGGTGGTGAACCAAACGTTGCCCTTGATGCTGGAGAAGAACACCGGAGTTGCTGTTCTGGTTCCGATTCCTCCATTTTTGAAACT CTGTTGCTGGTTCTGTGTGAGGTTACTGCTGCTGCGAGATAGGGAAAAAAGGAATTTGTCGCAGTTATAG